TTGAGAAATATGAAATGCATCCTCCTTGTTGTGTTTAAATGATTTATATTCAAATGCATAAGGACTGTTAACTTCCGCTAATGCGCCATTTCCAATAGAAAGACAAGTACCAATAGAGGTAAAGGCAACTGCGGAAAGTACACTTACTAAAAAGAGTGTTCTTGCGTTATCTGTCATACGATATGTTAACTCTGAAATCATTAACATATTGGTTTTTTTAAAGAAAGTGTATTGACGATTTTTTAATATTTTAATGACATAAAAGCTTAGCTGAGTAAATAAAAAGTATGTTCCTAATACAGTTAAGAAAACACATAGTAATAGAACATATATCTCAATTCCTTTTCTTAATGCCATATCCAAATAAAATGCTGAGACATATCCAATGCAAATAAAAAGAATTGAGAAGAAAGTTAGCCATTTAGATGACTTTGGTTCCGTTTTTGGTTTTTCTTCAGATTTCATGAGTTCAATTAGCTGTGATACCTTCATTATTCGTACAGTGAAAAAAGTGACAAGTATAAATAAAATAAAAAACATAAGAGATGTCACTAAAATTGCCTTAGTAGGAAAATGAAATGGAAGCCCACCTTTTAATAGGAAAAGGGAACCACTTATCAGTAAGATTAATTTTCCAAAAACTAATCCAAGTCCAATTCCAACAATAATTGCAGAACATCCAATTAGCATATTTTCCATGAAAATTAGCTTTTTTAATTGTGCGTTAGACATGCCATGGAGTAATAAAATCCCAAATTCCTTCTTCCTTGTTTTTAAAAACATAGTAATAGAATATAGAATGAAAAAGAAGGAGAAAAATACAATTAGATATTGAGCAATTTTAAATCCTTTTGTACTTAACGAACTCATGGTCTCACTGGTCGATACAAGATTTCCAGTGAAATTAGGATGAAATGCAAGCAATTCAAAAGTAAATAGAATCATCACGGCAAATGTACTACTCAAAAAATGTCCAAGGTATAATTGTTTATTACGAGTGACATTATTATATACAAGCTGACGAAAATTCATGTTAATTACCTCCTAGTGAAGATAGTACATCTGTAATATCTTTGTGAAATTTTGAACGATTGTCACCGCAATAAATTTCATTATAAAAAGATCCATCTGTAATGAAGATTACTCGATCACAGTAACTCGCGGCCACTGGATCATGTGTCACTAGCATCATAGTTACTTGTTGATCTTGATTTAATTTCTTAAGGAGTTCCATCACATCATTTGCTGTTTTTGAATCTAAATTTCCTGTTGGTTCATCTGCTAATATTAATTGAGGAGAATGAATGAGGGCACGAGCAATGGCGGTTCGTTGAGCTTGTCCTCCTGAAATTTCATAGGTTCTTTTATTTAAAATCTGTTCAATCCCCAGTTTTTTAGAAATAACTTCTACTTTGTTGTTCATTTCATTCAAACTTACATTATCTAATGTAAGTGGTAAAACAATATTCTCTTTTACAGTTAGCGTATTCATGAGGTTAAA
This Bacillus paramycoides DNA region includes the following protein-coding sequences:
- a CDS encoding ABC transporter permease; amino-acid sequence: MNFRQLVYNNVTRNKQLYLGHFLSSTFAVMILFTFELLAFHPNFTGNLVSTSETMSSLSTKGFKIAQYLIVFFSFFFILYSITMFLKTRKKEFGILLLHGMSNAQLKKLIFMENMLIGCSAIIVGIGLGLVFGKLILLISGSLFLLKGGLPFHFPTKAILVTSLMFFILFILVTFFTVRIMKVSQLIELMKSEEKPKTEPKSSKWLTFFSILFICIGYVSAFYLDMALRKGIEIYVLLLCVFLTVLGTYFLFTQLSFYVIKILKNRQYTFFKKTNMLMISELTYRMTDNARTLFLVSVLSAVAFTSIGTCLSIGNGALAEVNSPYAFEYKSFKHNKEDAFHISQIEQQLHNDGFSYKLVISTAFNTTSHATPIMKLTDYNATAKTLGYPAETLNKETDSLILPSKMYLRVAPQEKLKKLSSSLTLEHGNMNYKFSSNKILMDNIISPSDNFSVVVSDSMYETILNTQLGEAEVDQYIDYRFLIKNMYETADVAKKLTKIIPNDYTNAYRPFIFDSPVLKWLESKQVNAILSILSVLVGVVFFIFTISFLYFRLFTDLDRDKSQFQMLSKLGLTKREIKKIVTQQISILFFIPIVISVLHSSVAFLAIRFLAQSRHIDLPIAGNSILIFTSFISVQIVYYLIIRRSYLRQILNSIN
- a CDS encoding ABC transporter ATP-binding protein; the encoded protein is MSILTVRNLSKIYNTGKVSYTALSNIDLTIQKGEFVGIMGASGSGKSTLLNMISTIDAPTSGEVCINEKNPHCLSSNDLALFRRRELGFVFQSFNLMNTLTVKENIVLPLTLDNVSLNEMNNKVEVISKKLGIEQILNKRTYEISGGQAQRTAIARALIHSPQLILADEPTGNLDSKTANDVMELLKKLNQDQQVTMMLVTHDPVAASYCDRVIFITDGSFYNEIYCGDNRSKFHKDITDVLSSLGGN